A window from Sphingomonas aliaeris encodes these proteins:
- a CDS encoding ATP-binding protein produces MEARLHDEQDFARLALSAVGGVGVWTYDVASDCFFCDAAISALYALNPERAAAGLPREEFLANVHSQDRSSLQKTMAGGLQRSGDLELEYRLVHPDGSIHWVLSRGHTYFDESGKPVRRTGVGVDMTGQRQLEDQLRQAQKMEAVGQLTGGLAHDFNNLLTGMMGNLELLQMRLERGKLDDAERFIHAAQGAGRRAASLTQRLLAFSRRQTLDPRPTDVNRLVAGVEDLLRRTVGPTTDIEVVGAAGLWLAMIDATQLESAILNLCINARDAMPDGGRITIETANKWLDDRAARARDLSAGQYLSICVTDSGTGMSPATIERAFEPFYTTKPIGQGTGLGLSMIYGFARQSGGQVRIYSELGQGTTICIYLPRYAGDALLVEEEEALASAAAASGQTILVVDDEATIRHLIDEVLDEQGYTVIGAADGVSGIKVLQSGAKIELLITDVGLPNGMNGRQVADAARSLRPDLKVLFITGYAENAAVGNGHLEPGMELLTKPFTMQGLAAKVAEMMNAGGTS; encoded by the coding sequence ATGGAGGCAAGGCTGCACGACGAGCAGGACTTTGCGCGCCTCGCCCTCTCAGCCGTCGGTGGCGTCGGCGTGTGGACCTACGATGTCGCGTCCGACTGCTTCTTCTGCGACGCGGCGATCTCGGCCCTGTACGCGCTCAACCCAGAGCGAGCCGCAGCGGGCCTGCCGCGCGAAGAGTTTCTGGCCAACGTCCATTCGCAGGACCGCTCGTCGCTGCAGAAAACGATGGCTGGCGGGCTGCAACGATCAGGCGATCTGGAACTTGAGTATCGTCTGGTTCACCCCGACGGGTCGATCCACTGGGTGCTGTCGCGTGGACACACCTACTTCGACGAGAGCGGCAAGCCTGTCCGGCGAACCGGCGTCGGTGTCGATATGACCGGGCAGCGGCAACTCGAAGATCAGCTACGCCAGGCGCAGAAGATGGAGGCGGTCGGCCAGCTCACCGGAGGGCTGGCGCATGACTTCAACAACCTCCTGACAGGCATGATGGGCAATCTGGAACTGCTCCAGATGCGTCTGGAGCGAGGCAAGCTCGACGATGCAGAGCGCTTCATTCACGCAGCGCAAGGAGCCGGGCGGCGCGCTGCTTCCCTGACTCAGCGCCTGCTCGCCTTCTCGCGGCGGCAGACGCTTGATCCAAGGCCAACCGACGTCAATCGCCTGGTCGCAGGGGTGGAAGACCTTCTACGCAGGACGGTGGGGCCGACCACGGATATCGAGGTTGTGGGAGCGGCGGGGTTGTGGCTTGCCATGATCGACGCGACCCAGCTCGAAAGCGCCATCCTCAACCTGTGCATCAACGCGCGCGATGCCATGCCCGATGGCGGTCGGATCACGATCGAGACCGCGAACAAGTGGCTCGACGACCGGGCGGCTCGTGCGCGCGACCTGTCGGCAGGGCAATATCTGTCGATCTGCGTCACGGATAGCGGCACGGGCATGTCGCCAGCGACAATCGAGCGCGCCTTCGAGCCCTTCTACACCACCAAGCCGATCGGCCAGGGAACCGGGCTCGGGCTGTCGATGATCTACGGCTTCGCTCGTCAGTCGGGTGGCCAAGTACGGATCTACTCCGAGCTGGGCCAGGGGACCACGATCTGTATCTATCTTCCCCGCTATGCCGGCGATGCCTTGCTGGTCGAGGAGGAAGAAGCGCTCGCTTCCGCCGCTGCTGCCAGCGGTCAGACGATCCTGGTGGTCGACGACGAAGCGACGATTCGGCATCTCATCGACGAGGTGCTCGACGAGCAGGGCTACACCGTGATCGGCGCGGCAGATGGCGTATCGGGCATCAAGGTGCTGCAATCGGGCGCGAAGATCGAATTGCTGATTACCGACGTCGGTCTGCCGAACGGCATGAACGGCCGACAGGTCGCTGACGCCGCACGCTCTCTCCGCCCCGACCTGAAGGTGCTGTTCATCACTGGCTATGCGGAGAACGCAGCGGTCGGCAACGGCCACCTCGAACCCGGCATGGAGCTGCTGACCAAGCCTTTCACGATGCAAGGGCTCGCGGCTAAGGTCGCGGAGATGATGAACGCCGGTGGCACCTCATGA
- a CDS encoding argonaute/piwi family protein gives MGGDLFPDTVRDAETYLFSSNFHHQLKAELLQDGVVLQLILESTLVDRNLNIANDRRRGLQDEATVAWNFCTTLYFKMDAKPWALAHVRPGVCYVGLVFKNDDTPAATGEACCAAQMFLNSGDGLVFRGALGPWYSDERKEYHLSRSAAANLMTSVVEGYKLKHGKPPNQLFIHGRHRFSNDEWDGFCSAVPTETQLVGVRIKQLDDVRLFRPSASTPVLRGTALTVGDWSGYLWARGFVPRLAGYQGFETPKPLTVDVTHGEGDIVEVLGDILALTKVNYNACDFASALPVTLKFADRVGEILMASPHTVTAPPLPFRHYI, from the coding sequence ATGGGCGGCGACCTGTTCCCCGACACGGTGCGGGATGCCGAGACCTACCTGTTCTCAAGCAATTTCCACCATCAGCTGAAAGCCGAGTTGCTGCAGGACGGCGTCGTCCTGCAGCTGATTCTCGAGAGCACGTTGGTCGACCGCAACCTCAACATTGCCAACGACCGCCGGCGCGGCCTCCAGGACGAGGCCACGGTTGCCTGGAACTTCTGCACCACGCTCTACTTCAAGATGGACGCCAAGCCGTGGGCGTTGGCTCATGTCCGTCCTGGCGTTTGCTACGTCGGACTGGTGTTTAAGAACGACGACACGCCTGCGGCAACGGGCGAGGCCTGTTGCGCCGCGCAGATGTTCCTCAACTCAGGCGACGGCCTCGTCTTTCGCGGCGCCCTCGGCCCCTGGTACTCCGACGAGCGCAAGGAATATCACCTCTCGAGGAGCGCGGCGGCGAATTTGATGACCTCCGTGGTCGAGGGCTATAAGCTCAAGCACGGCAAGCCACCGAACCAGCTGTTCATTCATGGGCGTCACCGCTTTTCCAACGATGAGTGGGACGGCTTTTGCAGCGCAGTGCCCACCGAAACACAGCTGGTAGGAGTCAGGATCAAGCAGCTCGATGATGTTCGGCTGTTCCGTCCCTCTGCGTCGACACCCGTCCTCCGCGGCACGGCCCTCACCGTGGGTGACTGGTCAGGTTACCTTTGGGCGCGGGGGTTCGTGCCTCGGCTGGCAGGGTATCAAGGGTTCGAGACCCCCAAGCCGCTCACCGTCGACGTGACGCATGGCGAAGGGGACATCGTAGAGGTGCTCGGTGACATCCTTGCGCTCACCAAGGTCAACTATAACGCCTGCGATTTCGCGAGCGCCCTGCCCGTGACGCTCAAGTTCGCCGATCGGGTAGGTGAGATCCTGATGGCGTCGCCACATACCGTTACCGCACCGCCGCTGCCGTTCCGGCACTACATCTGA
- a CDS encoding type II toxin-antitoxin system VapC family toxin, whose translation MSSKVVLDASALLCLLNDEPGADRIIDVLTRSIIGTANLAEVVSKLRDRGLPLDEVREALGGLHLDVRPLTPAQALIVGDLRPATKALGLSLGDRACLALAIDLQAEMLTTDEPLASADVGITITNVRPLAE comes from the coding sequence GTGAGTAGCAAAGTCGTACTCGACGCCTCCGCCCTGCTCTGCCTTCTAAACGATGAACCCGGGGCGGATCGGATAATCGACGTCCTGACCCGCAGCATCATCGGAACAGCCAACCTCGCGGAGGTCGTTTCCAAGCTACGGGACCGAGGATTGCCGCTCGACGAGGTACGTGAGGCACTTGGCGGGCTGCATCTCGATGTCCGGCCGCTCACTCCTGCCCAGGCGCTCATAGTAGGCGACCTTCGGCCAGCGACGAAGGCGCTCGGTCTGTCCCTCGGCGATCGGGCATGCCTTGCCTTGGCGATCGACCTGCAAGCTGAGATGCTTACAACGGACGAGCCACTTGCGAGCGCCGATGTAGGCATCACCATCACCAACGTGCGCCCCTTGGCAGAGTAG
- a CDS encoding toll/interleukin-1 receptor domain-containing protein, producing the protein MTTAPTPVRDTILITHANPEDNRFARWLAGRLTTAGYKVWVDVRALRGGDDFWDKIEHVLRHEAIKQIVVVSEHIGKQGVKKELALGDVMRRKLNDPEFMVPIRIAAVDFGDFPTEILRQNAHNAFPNWAACLQPLFETLDTSRVPKVEHPDAEQLAMIVAAQEDGRKLVTLNSETLYSNWFELRARPDVWILEAKGTTAQLEAWSQFTKVPHVLHEGGAIAFCGPDAIERLDNGAPPLKARASLPFNGVIDGTYSRHFGERSNARRIAVNLMRQHWDLAMHRLGLLPVDFASGARGRFFPDGLIDGRVKLTLSDGHRVDRVLSGKFKDRRWHLCLVAQPKLWPDALFRVHANVAVTTNGRTPLPGEQLQRIRLRLTRSWFNDKWRDMLLAAMGWLAEGDATLDIAASGERLAVASLPMSFDFPVSFAAEEDRRAEEDEGGQITLSEDFETAFDRDGIPEEADA; encoded by the coding sequence ATGACTACCGCTCCGACACCGGTGCGCGACACAATTCTGATCACGCACGCCAATCCTGAGGACAATCGCTTCGCCCGGTGGCTTGCCGGGCGCCTAACCACGGCCGGATACAAGGTCTGGGTCGACGTTCGCGCGCTTCGGGGCGGCGACGATTTCTGGGACAAGATCGAGCACGTGCTGCGGCACGAGGCGATCAAGCAGATCGTCGTCGTGTCCGAGCACATCGGCAAGCAAGGCGTAAAGAAGGAACTCGCCCTCGGCGACGTCATGCGTCGCAAGCTAAACGACCCGGAGTTTATGGTCCCAATCCGGATCGCCGCCGTGGACTTCGGCGATTTCCCCACAGAGATCCTCCGCCAGAACGCACACAATGCGTTCCCTAACTGGGCAGCCTGCCTTCAGCCCTTGTTCGAGACGCTCGACACCTCACGTGTACCGAAGGTCGAGCATCCGGACGCCGAGCAGCTTGCGATGATCGTCGCTGCCCAAGAGGACGGTCGAAAGCTGGTCACGCTAAATTCCGAGACGCTTTACAGCAACTGGTTCGAACTCCGGGCGAGGCCTGACGTCTGGATCCTGGAGGCGAAGGGAACGACTGCGCAGCTGGAAGCGTGGAGCCAGTTCACCAAGGTTCCCCACGTCCTTCACGAGGGAGGCGCTATCGCCTTCTGCGGACCCGATGCGATCGAGCGTCTCGATAATGGCGCGCCGCCGTTGAAGGCACGCGCTAGCCTGCCCTTCAACGGCGTGATCGACGGTACATATAGCCGCCACTTCGGTGAGCGTTCCAACGCGCGGCGGATCGCCGTCAACCTGATGCGTCAGCATTGGGACCTGGCCATGCATCGTCTCGGGCTACTTCCTGTCGATTTCGCCTCGGGCGCCCGAGGCCGCTTCTTCCCCGACGGACTCATCGACGGAAGGGTGAAGCTGACGCTGAGCGACGGCCATCGGGTCGACCGTGTCCTGAGCGGCAAGTTCAAGGACCGGCGCTGGCATCTGTGCCTTGTCGCTCAACCCAAGCTCTGGCCGGATGCTCTCTTCCGGGTCCATGCCAATGTTGCGGTGACGACCAATGGCCGAACCCCGCTCCCGGGTGAACAGCTGCAGCGCATCCGGTTGCGCCTCACGCGGTCTTGGTTCAACGACAAATGGCGCGACATGCTGCTTGCCGCAATGGGCTGGCTTGCCGAAGGTGATGCGACCTTAGATATTGCCGCGTCCGGTGAGCGCCTCGCGGTCGCTAGCCTACCAATGAGCTTCGACTTTCCGGTCAGCTTCGCCGCGGAAGAAGACCGCCGAGCCGAGGAAGACGAGGGAGGCCAGATAACTCTGTCAGAGGACTTCGAAACGGCCTTCGACCGGGATGGGATACCGGAGGAGGCCGACGCATGA
- a CDS encoding AbrB/MazE/SpoVT family DNA-binding domain-containing protein yields MEAQRVKIVDGGKLVIPAAMRRELGITTGDTVLVDVDDGELRVRSVPKALERARAILRKYVPEGVGLADELIAERRREAERE; encoded by the coding sequence ATGGAAGCACAGAGGGTCAAGATCGTGGACGGTGGTAAGCTCGTGATCCCGGCGGCAATGCGCCGTGAGCTCGGGATCACCACGGGTGACACCGTCCTCGTCGATGTGGACGATGGCGAGCTGCGGGTACGTTCCGTACCTAAGGCACTTGAGCGTGCTCGCGCGATCCTGCGCAAGTATGTGCCCGAAGGCGTCGGCTTGGCTGACGAGCTGATCGCGGAGCGTCGGCGTGAGGCGGAGCGTGAGTAG
- a CDS encoding recombinase family protein, with protein MKGSEVRAARVYLRVSTDEQDLTRQESIVAGARAAGFYVAAVYREKASGARPDRPELLRMVADLQPGEVVVAEKIDRISRLPLPEAELLVEAIRGRGARLSVPGIVDLSDLVADSAGVARIVLEAVQDMLLRVALQTARDDYETRRERQREGIEIAKKAGRYTGRKPDLAHHRRIVGLREAGMSIAKTAELAGCSIAHVKRVTAIHRARSAPPSSASADNSR; from the coding sequence GTGAAAGGCAGCGAGGTACGGGCGGCGCGGGTGTACCTGCGGGTGAGCACGGACGAGCAGGATCTGACGCGGCAGGAGAGCATCGTTGCTGGCGCGCGGGCTGCCGGCTTCTACGTCGCGGCGGTCTACCGGGAGAAGGCGTCTGGCGCGCGACCTGACCGGCCGGAGCTGTTGCGCATGGTGGCGGACCTGCAGCCGGGCGAAGTGGTGGTCGCTGAGAAAATCGACCGAATCAGCCGCCTGCCGCTGCCGGAAGCCGAACTGCTCGTGGAGGCGATAAGGGGCAGGGGGGCGCGGCTGTCAGTGCCCGGGATCGTCGATCTGTCCGATCTGGTGGCGGACAGCGCGGGCGTGGCGCGCATCGTGCTGGAGGCGGTGCAGGACATGCTGCTGCGCGTGGCACTCCAAACAGCGCGCGACGACTACGAAACCCGGCGCGAGCGGCAGCGCGAGGGCATTGAGATCGCGAAGAAGGCAGGGCGGTACACCGGTCGCAAACCTGACCTAGCCCATCACCGCCGCATCGTAGGCTTGCGCGAGGCTGGTATGAGCATTGCGAAGACGGCTGAGCTCGCTGGGTGCAGCATCGCTCACGTCAAGCGGGTGACGGCGATCCATCGCGCTAGATCAGCACCGCCTTCAAGTGCGTCAGCCGACAACAGTAGGTAG